In Aquiflexum balticum DSM 16537, a single genomic region encodes these proteins:
- a CDS encoding adenylate/guanylate cyclase domain-containing protein, with translation MKSKLVYTGDHFSIHNPALDSGEQIVLKTAKITSLSPVKQMKAENEGSFAGEKIEGFRRVFGFEKSQSEIILKLDHVSGVSLREFCESNLTLLEKVHLCIRLARALSAIHSQQIIHLNLNPDHILIESHTGSIYFISLGIATRLKRKIGIDNKIYFSDANLDFIAPEQTGRISSDVGYFSDIYSLGGVFYWLFTNQLMFGSKEYSAKIHAHIALSPLAPRDISDTPPLISNLIMKMVEKDIEDRYQSIFGVLHDLQVIFSNLENKGIIKNFELGSNDSSGILQFTNQLYGRRKEIAKLNDSYERVKNGENILVLIYGSSGVGKSTLAEQLYRPVLQDGGFYITGKFDQLKTDVPYFAFSQAFGSWMEQILLEDESTLQRWKSELYKKLHPIGRALFDIVPNLDKLLDNEPLLPVLHGQESKLRFEYALTNFVKVISESGKPMVIFIDDLQWSDSSSLDLIRIILTNKDLKNFLLIGTYRDNEIFVGHPFLEFKTELENAGIFPEGLHLENLQSKDIHKLVSDTLGNSILPLKDLADIIQKKSAGNALFVNQFIKAIYSNEILTFDRTERGWKWDTEKLLEFNVEGDIVDLLIGTIQKLPQETVSMLKLASCIGNKFNLDILSIVTGNLKDEVYEKLKPAINSGMILEGRNKSLYFVHDKVQQAIYTLNEEVAKREIHLKIGRLLLEKTPNSDIRENIFDIVHHFNFAKEWVKEQAEIKKVSELNLIAGIRSQNAAAYSMALHYFENAIEFLTEENWEKDNEFVLKVFFKAAEAAYQSNNQAQFEKLAGILDVRVNKKVEKLKLAVLKIKNANIKNDQKLVINIGLEAVKLLGYKHKKNPSKIDFLVGYFLTNYRLSKFTLEKVSKLPKSTNEEMILGIEILQYVAFASYFLSPISVPLHIFKMFDWTLKYGIAPQSTFTILIFGYINIVHMNNIEKGLKIAQLGYELSEYLKEDENGCKVRGAYHIFISFWLKPMHETIPDLEDSFKRGLNTGEFEYNSLTALMIMFNRFFSGDPLQNITKRGELLIKQMTPLNQTLQIARVKMFTQVAHLLIKGFPEDYKIQGDILDEDEVSFPDGPVSSSYYSNLFELKKVVALIFNQYELAYDFSIRQKPYLMSINGTMGEYLYYFYENLCISSIYNSRDQKEQKRLKKILKKNLDKFNKYVSFSETNFLHRLELMKAEIFLLEKNYDLAAKHYFNSIRFARINKFIQEEAIAWERTGILYLEMNQAEVAQFYLTNAYKTYSKWGAKSKLEQMKEKYATHILPDEIGVNSNSLDLNTILKTINLLSGEVVLENILVGLMNLVAENAGAERAFLISLEDNKKVIKASIEKSTNQIKVMQNIPFEEFDEISSSVVNSVARNGEILVLDDANLVLPYSNDDYIFKNAIRSIVCIPLKHGNTILAFLYLENRLLSGAFSKERLEILHIMATQTAISLQNAMLFDQTNRLNLELKQEVDMRKVIEENLRINEKRLEEYNINLENKVNERTLDLKIEKEKSDELLLNILPYDIAMELKEKGSADAKKFENVTVLFTDFEGFSQIAEEMNAVDLVSEIDYCFKEFDKIIQKHNIEKIKTIGDAYMAVGGLPVTNETHPFDVVNAALEIMEFMEVHKKRKLKEKQPVFEIRIGIHSGNVVAGIVGFKKFAYDIWGDTVNVASRMESSGAIGKINISGTTFGLINEKYKCSYRGKIQAKNKGEIDMYFVEGKVD, from the coding sequence ATGAAAAGTAAATTGGTTTATACAGGAGATCATTTTTCCATCCATAATCCAGCTTTGGATTCCGGTGAACAAATAGTCCTAAAAACCGCAAAAATCACCTCCCTTTCTCCAGTAAAGCAAATGAAAGCTGAAAACGAGGGTTCATTTGCAGGAGAAAAAATTGAAGGGTTCAGGCGGGTGTTTGGCTTTGAAAAGAGTCAATCGGAAATCATTCTTAAACTAGATCATGTTTCAGGTGTTTCCTTGAGAGAATTTTGTGAAAGCAACCTGACTTTACTGGAAAAAGTGCATCTCTGCATTAGATTGGCAAGAGCACTTTCAGCTATACATAGTCAGCAGATTATACATCTGAACTTAAATCCTGACCATATCTTAATTGAAAGTCATACCGGATCCATTTACTTTATCAGCTTGGGAATTGCTACCCGGCTTAAAAGGAAAATAGGCATTGATAATAAAATTTATTTTTCAGATGCAAACCTTGATTTTATTGCCCCCGAACAAACAGGAAGAATAAGTTCAGATGTTGGTTATTTTAGTGACATCTATTCTTTGGGAGGTGTTTTCTATTGGCTTTTCACAAATCAATTGATGTTTGGATCCAAGGAATATTCTGCCAAAATCCATGCACACATTGCCCTCTCTCCCCTAGCACCCAGAGATATTTCTGATACACCACCATTGATTTCCAATCTCATTATGAAAATGGTGGAGAAAGATATTGAGGACAGATATCAATCGATTTTTGGAGTACTGCACGATCTTCAGGTCATTTTTTCGAATCTTGAAAACAAAGGAATAATCAAAAATTTTGAACTCGGATCAAATGATTCTTCAGGGATCCTTCAATTTACCAATCAACTTTATGGCCGAAGGAAAGAAATAGCCAAATTGAATGATAGCTATGAAAGGGTAAAAAATGGAGAAAATATACTGGTACTAATATACGGCAGTTCCGGTGTGGGGAAATCGACTTTAGCGGAGCAATTATACCGTCCTGTACTGCAGGATGGTGGTTTTTATATTACAGGTAAATTTGATCAATTAAAGACTGATGTCCCTTATTTCGCCTTTTCCCAAGCTTTTGGTTCCTGGATGGAGCAAATATTATTGGAAGATGAATCCACGCTTCAAAGATGGAAGTCTGAGCTTTACAAAAAATTACATCCCATCGGACGTGCATTATTCGATATAGTCCCAAATCTGGATAAATTACTGGACAACGAGCCCCTCCTACCGGTTCTTCATGGACAGGAATCCAAATTGAGGTTTGAGTATGCATTGACAAATTTTGTTAAAGTGATCTCAGAATCCGGTAAACCGATGGTTATCTTCATTGATGATCTTCAATGGTCCGATTCTTCTTCCCTTGATCTTATAAGAATTATTCTTACCAATAAGGACTTAAAAAATTTTTTGTTGATAGGCACGTACCGGGACAACGAAATCTTTGTGGGCCATCCTTTTCTGGAATTCAAAACAGAGCTTGAAAATGCCGGAATATTTCCAGAAGGACTCCATCTGGAAAACCTTCAGTCTAAGGACATCCATAAGCTTGTTTCAGATACATTAGGCAATTCCATTTTACCATTAAAGGATCTTGCCGATATCATTCAAAAAAAATCGGCCGGTAATGCATTGTTTGTGAATCAGTTTATCAAAGCTATTTACAGTAATGAGATATTGACTTTTGACAGGACCGAAAGGGGATGGAAATGGGACACTGAAAAATTATTGGAATTCAATGTTGAAGGGGACATTGTAGACCTTTTAATAGGAACTATCCAAAAACTTCCTCAAGAGACCGTTTCGATGCTAAAATTGGCCTCTTGTATCGGAAACAAATTTAACTTGGATATTTTGTCTATTGTCACAGGTAATTTGAAAGATGAGGTTTATGAAAAATTAAAGCCAGCAATTAACTCCGGAATGATTTTAGAAGGCCGAAATAAAAGCCTTTATTTTGTTCATGATAAAGTGCAACAGGCAATATATACACTCAATGAAGAAGTTGCCAAAAGGGAAATTCACCTTAAAATCGGAAGGCTTTTGCTTGAAAAAACCCCCAATTCAGATATTAGGGAAAACATTTTTGATATTGTACATCATTTCAATTTCGCCAAGGAATGGGTTAAGGAGCAGGCCGAAATAAAAAAAGTCAGTGAATTAAACCTGATAGCGGGAATAAGGTCCCAAAATGCTGCCGCGTATTCAATGGCATTGCATTATTTTGAAAATGCCATAGAATTTCTGACTGAAGAGAATTGGGAAAAAGACAATGAATTTGTACTGAAGGTATTTTTTAAGGCTGCAGAAGCAGCATATCAATCTAACAATCAGGCTCAATTTGAGAAACTTGCAGGAATTTTGGATGTAAGGGTGAATAAAAAGGTAGAGAAACTCAAGCTAGCCGTCCTAAAAATCAAAAATGCAAACATCAAAAATGATCAGAAATTAGTGATAAATATTGGGTTGGAAGCTGTTAAATTGTTGGGCTATAAGCATAAAAAGAATCCATCCAAAATCGATTTTTTAGTGGGCTATTTTTTAACGAATTATAGATTGAGTAAATTCACTTTGGAGAAAGTATCAAAGTTACCAAAGTCCACCAACGAGGAGATGATTCTTGGTATTGAAATATTACAATATGTGGCTTTTGCCTCGTACTTTTTATCGCCGATTTCCGTCCCATTGCATATTTTCAAAATGTTTGATTGGACTTTGAAATATGGTATTGCTCCTCAGTCCACATTTACAATTCTTATTTTTGGGTATATAAATATTGTCCACATGAATAATATTGAAAAAGGACTAAAAATTGCGCAATTAGGTTATGAATTATCTGAATACCTCAAAGAAGATGAAAACGGATGTAAAGTAAGGGGTGCATATCACATTTTTATTTCTTTTTGGCTAAAACCGATGCATGAAACAATACCTGACCTGGAAGATTCTTTTAAAAGAGGACTAAATACCGGTGAATTTGAATATAATTCTTTAACCGCTTTAATGATTATGTTCAACCGTTTTTTTTCCGGTGACCCACTTCAAAATATAACCAAAAGAGGGGAATTGCTGATCAAACAAATGACTCCGCTAAATCAAACCCTTCAAATAGCTAGAGTAAAAATGTTTACTCAAGTGGCACATTTGTTAATCAAAGGATTTCCGGAAGATTATAAAATCCAAGGAGATATTCTGGACGAGGATGAAGTTTCATTTCCGGACGGACCTGTATCTTCAAGTTATTACAGTAACTTATTTGAACTAAAGAAGGTCGTTGCCCTTATTTTTAACCAATACGAATTGGCTTATGATTTTTCCATCAGACAAAAGCCATATTTGATGTCAATTAATGGTACCATGGGTGAATACCTTTATTATTTTTATGAAAATCTATGTATCAGTTCTATCTACAATTCAAGGGACCAGAAAGAACAAAAACGCCTGAAGAAAATCCTAAAAAAGAATCTTGACAAGTTTAATAAATATGTAAGCTTTTCTGAGACCAATTTCCTTCATCGTTTGGAATTGATGAAGGCTGAAATTTTCTTGTTGGAAAAGAATTATGATCTCGCAGCTAAACATTATTTCAATTCTATTCGCTTCGCTAGAATCAACAAGTTTATCCAAGAAGAAGCTATTGCATGGGAGCGTACAGGGATTCTATATTTGGAAATGAATCAGGCAGAAGTGGCTCAATTTTATTTAACAAATGCCTATAAGACATATTCCAAGTGGGGTGCGAAGTCAAAGTTGGAGCAAATGAAAGAAAAGTATGCCACTCATATTTTACCGGATGAAATAGGAGTCAATTCAAACAGCCTTGACCTAAATACAATTTTGAAAACCATCAATCTTCTTTCAGGTGAAGTGGTACTAGAGAATATCCTGGTAGGATTAATGAACCTTGTGGCAGAAAATGCAGGTGCTGAAAGGGCCTTTTTGATTTCTTTGGAAGACAACAAAAAAGTAATCAAGGCATCTATTGAAAAATCCACCAATCAAATCAAAGTGATGCAAAACATCCCCTTTGAGGAATTTGATGAAATCAGTTCATCTGTTGTCAATTCGGTAGCTCGGAACGGTGAAATACTGGTTTTAGATGATGCCAATTTGGTTCTCCCCTATTCCAACGACGATTATATCTTCAAAAATGCAATCAGGTCCATTGTGTGTATTCCCCTTAAACATGGAAATACAATTTTGGCTTTTCTTTATCTTGAAAACAGGCTTTTATCAGGAGCATTTTCAAAAGAACGTTTGGAAATCCTCCATATAATGGCAACGCAGACGGCCATATCCCTTCAAAATGCCATGTTGTTTGATCAGACGAATCGCCTGAATCTGGAACTAAAACAGGAAGTTGATATGAGGAAAGTAATTGAAGAAAACCTCAGGATCAATGAAAAGCGTTTGGAGGAATACAATATCAATCTTGAAAATAAAGTCAACGAAAGAACCTTGGACCTCAAGATAGAAAAAGAAAAATCCGATGAGTTGTTATTGAATATTCTGCCGTATGATATTGCCATGGAACTTAAAGAAAAAGGTTCTGCTGATGCCAAAAAATTTGAGAATGTAACGGTCTTGTTTACGGATTTTGAAGGGTTCTCGCAAATAGCCGAGGAAATGAACGCAGTTGACTTGGTTTCTGAAATAGATTATTGCTTCAAAGAGTTTGACAAGATTATCCAAAAGCACAATATTGAAAAAATCAAAACCATTGGTGATGCATATATGGCTGTAGGTGGCCTACCTGTGACAAATGAAACACATCCTTTTGATGTTGTCAATGCAGCTTTGGAAATAATGGAATTTATGGAAGTCCATAAAAAAAGGAAGCTGAAGGAGAAACAACCTGTTTTTGAAATCAGAATCGGAATCCATAGCGGAAATGTTGTTGCAGGTATAGTAGGATTTAAGAAATTTGCCTATGATATCTGGGGAGATACTGTCAATGTAGCCTCACGCATGGAAAGCAGTGGAGCAATAGGAAAAATCAATATTTCAGGTACTACATTTGGGTTGATAAATGAAAAGTACAAATGCAGCTACAGGGGTAAAATACAGGCAAAGAATAAAGGTGAAATTGATATGTATTTTGTTGAAGGGAAAGTAGACTGA
- a CDS encoding SRPBCC family protein produces the protein MSITQGKKQLGREYVIADEDSITAAMIREMEDQVKRMYDDKKMLRQVHTKMHGCVKAEFIVEPNLPKDLHVGVFSENRSYHAWVRFSNGNTKPQADKKKDIRGIAIKLLGVPGEKLINDEFNEPTQDFLLMSSETFFSKNTKQFSKTLKSLTSKNPLAKPLYFLNPFHLGMFLRVKKSLIPCSNPLEIPYWSTQPYQFGSPDRAVKYFLKPSTENKTVVSNTKDYDFLRVNLAQTLNNNEALFDFYIQFQTNADTMPIEDPTVAWTSQFIKVATLKIFPQSFDHQDQMEFGENLSFNPWHSLPVHRPLGSFNRTRKKAYEALSKLRHHKNKLPMTEPLDSPDFLDSVFKIHPSNTIDQTVPKKGIILTSAEVKIDCDKKTAYDYIMSVKELPNWLTKKGPIYGIKKVTVEGQHYDSVGDKRLIERGDDATLVEELISCNPYANYAYQITDFSDFFRHLTVKGFGRFWFDTYKDQTRVRWEYSFTYKNILGRLFLALFVPLVLKKYLQNGLNNVKTNIEDPD, from the coding sequence ATGTCAATAACTCAAGGAAAAAAACAATTAGGAAGAGAATATGTAATTGCCGACGAAGATTCTATCACCGCTGCGATGATTCGGGAAATGGAAGATCAGGTAAAGAGGATGTACGATGACAAAAAAATGCTCCGACAAGTCCATACCAAAATGCATGGATGCGTTAAAGCAGAATTTATAGTTGAACCCAATTTGCCAAAGGATCTACACGTTGGAGTTTTCAGTGAAAACCGATCATATCATGCCTGGGTTCGTTTTTCGAATGGGAATACCAAGCCTCAGGCTGATAAGAAAAAGGATATCAGAGGAATTGCCATTAAGCTCTTGGGGGTACCTGGCGAAAAACTGATCAATGATGAATTCAATGAACCCACACAGGATTTTTTGTTGATGAGCAGTGAAACTTTTTTTTCAAAAAACACCAAACAATTCAGTAAGACACTTAAGTCCCTTACTTCCAAAAATCCATTGGCCAAGCCTTTATATTTCCTTAACCCGTTTCATTTGGGCATGTTTTTGCGCGTTAAAAAAAGTTTGATTCCTTGCTCCAATCCTTTGGAAATCCCCTATTGGAGTACACAACCTTACCAATTTGGAAGTCCTGACAGGGCAGTGAAATATTTTCTTAAACCCTCAACTGAAAACAAAACTGTAGTATCCAATACCAAGGACTATGATTTCCTGAGGGTCAATTTGGCACAAACTTTAAACAATAATGAAGCCCTTTTTGATTTTTATATTCAGTTTCAGACCAATGCTGATACCATGCCGATAGAAGACCCTACAGTGGCCTGGACTTCACAGTTTATTAAAGTCGCAACGCTGAAAATTTTTCCACAATCCTTTGATCATCAGGATCAAATGGAGTTTGGAGAAAACCTTTCATTCAATCCTTGGCATTCCTTACCCGTACACCGGCCATTGGGCAGCTTCAACAGGACAAGGAAAAAAGCCTATGAGGCACTCTCCAAGTTAAGACACCACAAAAATAAGTTACCGATGACAGAGCCCCTGGACTCTCCTGATTTTCTGGATTCGGTATTCAAAATACACCCCTCAAATACCATTGATCAAACTGTGCCGAAGAAAGGAATTATTCTGACTTCAGCAGAGGTGAAAATAGACTGTGACAAAAAAACTGCTTACGATTATATCATGAGCGTGAAGGAATTGCCTAATTGGCTGACCAAAAAAGGGCCGATTTATGGCATCAAAAAGGTAACTGTAGAAGGTCAACATTATGACAGCGTAGGGGATAAAAGACTGATAGAAAGGGGAGATGATGCTACTTTGGTTGAGGAGCTGATTTCCTGTAATCCCTATGCCAACTATGCTTACCAGATTACTGATTTCAGTGATTTCTTCAGGCATCTCACAGTCAAAGGATTTGGGAGGTTTTGGTTTGATACCTATAAGGACCAAACCAGGGTCCGTTGGGAATATTCATTCACATACAAAAATATTTTGGGACGGCTGTTCCTTGCTTTGTTTGTACCATTGGTATTGAAAAAATACCTTCAGAACGGCTTGAATAATGTCAAAACCAATATAGAAGACCCAGACTGA
- a CDS encoding Dyp-type peroxidase, with translation MKNDMDTILEFDDIQGYVIRGYARFTFSRFYYLKITEPKKTRNWLRTIWPSLTNSVHIHNKENLPEKGLNIAFTSKGLDVLGLDEGNIAAFSREFRQGMATEHRSRLLGDFDSSAPENWRWGGYNNEPIHICLLVFGSQDDIAKAYYAEMESQFESAGLEQILRIDGLTLPQNKEHFGFRDGISQPIIKDSGRSGPKDDIVEPGEFIMGYKNNYGVFPDTPLIQSDQGDLNLLPTDAGGSGKKDIGRNGTYLVMRQLEQDVAAFWEFMNEKTKNHDGSINELESLKLAAKMMGRWQNGAPVTKYPDADPGELSDDNDFGYAKNDQEGLKCPYGSHLRRSNPRDSFEDMGIKESILLSNRHRIIRRARLYGDPIEGSPTAHKPNGEVGLIFACFNVDISRQYEFVQYSWGNSKKVKQLYNDPDPIIGTKEKTELDEEQNFTIQGNPVNQTIKGLQRFVTVRGGAYFFFPSINAVRYLSTLD, from the coding sequence ATGAAAAACGATATGGATACCATTCTGGAATTTGATGATATACAAGGTTATGTGATCCGGGGATACGCCCGATTTACCTTTTCCAGGTTTTATTACCTTAAAATCACCGAACCAAAAAAAACCAGAAACTGGTTGAGGACTATTTGGCCAAGTTTGACCAATTCGGTACATATTCACAATAAGGAAAATCTTCCTGAGAAAGGTTTGAACATTGCTTTTACAAGTAAAGGTCTTGATGTTCTGGGATTGGACGAGGGAAATATAGCAGCTTTTTCCAGAGAATTCAGACAGGGAATGGCTACTGAACACCGGTCAAGACTGTTGGGGGATTTTGACTCCAGTGCACCTGAAAATTGGAGATGGGGAGGATACAATAATGAGCCCATACATATTTGTTTGCTTGTATTTGGATCACAAGATGATATTGCGAAAGCATATTATGCCGAAATGGAATCCCAATTTGAGTCGGCTGGACTGGAGCAAATATTGAGAATTGATGGTTTGACTTTACCTCAAAACAAAGAACATTTCGGATTTAGAGACGGGATTTCTCAACCAATCATCAAAGACTCCGGCAGATCAGGCCCAAAAGATGACATAGTTGAGCCAGGTGAGTTTATTATGGGCTATAAAAACAATTATGGGGTATTTCCCGACACTCCTTTAATCCAATCCGACCAAGGAGATCTGAATCTTTTGCCAACGGATGCTGGCGGAAGCGGCAAAAAAGATATTGGTAGGAACGGGACTTATCTCGTCATGCGTCAATTGGAACAGGATGTGGCAGCATTTTGGGAATTTATGAATGAAAAGACCAAAAATCATGATGGTAGTATCAATGAATTGGAAAGCCTCAAATTGGCAGCAAAAATGATGGGGAGATGGCAAAACGGGGCTCCTGTGACTAAGTATCCTGATGCCGACCCGGGAGAATTGAGCGATGACAATGATTTTGGTTATGCCAAAAATGATCAGGAAGGCCTGAAATGTCCTTATGGTTCCCACCTCAGAAGATCCAATCCCAGAGATAGCTTTGAGGATATGGGCATCAAAGAATCAATACTTCTAAGCAACAGGCATAGAATTATCAGGAGAGCGAGGCTGTACGGTGATCCGATTGAAGGATCTCCTACAGCACATAAACCAAATGGTGAAGTGGGACTAATATTTGCCTGCTTTAATGTGGATATCAGCCGGCAATATGAATTTGTACAATATTCCTGGGGAAACTCTAAGAAAGTCAAACAGCTGTACAATGATCCTGACCCAATCATTGGGACCAAAGAAAAAACAGAACTTGATGAGGAACAGAATTTTACCATTCAGGGTAACCCTGTCAACCAAACCATAAAAGGTCTTCAACGATTTGTAACTGTTCGGGGCGGGGCGTATTTCTTTTTCCCTTCCATCAATGCTGTCAGGTACCTTTCTACTTTGGATTAA
- a CDS encoding SLC13 family permease, producing MNQTNTAKIGLFLGPILFLGILFLLQPKDMSPEALAMLAVTTWIAVWWITEAIPIAATSLLPLVLLPTLGVLSMANTATSYSHPMVLLYMGGFMIAMAIEKWNLHKRIALTIIAFIGTNIQRIILGFMVATAFLSMWISNTATSLMMLPIAIAVVTQLSSPENPHERSPNKIGKALMLGIAYSASIGGVATLIGTPTNIILAGVIKEMYQYEITFSQWMLFGLPISIILLAICWVYLVKFAYPFEKDFAIHGGKEEIHAQLRLLGPITVEEKRVAWVFGLVSLSWILRSFVLQDFIPALDDTMIAIAGVLVLFVIPSSDRKTKLLDWKTAERIPWGILLLFGGGLSLAEGFKETGLASWIGNQFVFLDFIAFGLFLLIVITAVNFLTEITSNVATASMLLPILAAVSYAMGVHPYGLMVGATMAASCAFMLPVATPPNAVVFGSGYLTIPDMFKAGLWMNIFSIILITFFTLFILPLLWGIDLNVYPF from the coding sequence ATGAACCAAACCAATACCGCTAAAATTGGCTTATTTCTGGGGCCTATTTTGTTTCTGGGAATTTTGTTTTTGTTACAGCCCAAGGATATGTCGCCCGAAGCCTTGGCCATGTTGGCGGTAACAACCTGGATTGCGGTTTGGTGGATTACTGAAGCGATTCCGATTGCTGCGACTTCCCTGTTGCCTTTGGTGCTGCTTCCCACACTTGGAGTTTTGTCTATGGCCAATACGGCAACGTCCTATTCCCATCCCATGGTCTTGCTGTATATGGGCGGATTTATGATTGCTATGGCCATTGAGAAATGGAACCTTCATAAACGGATTGCTCTGACCATTATCGCCTTTATCGGAACCAATATTCAAAGGATTATCCTGGGATTTATGGTGGCGACGGCTTTTTTGTCTATGTGGATATCCAATACTGCCACTTCCCTGATGATGCTACCAATTGCAATAGCTGTTGTGACTCAATTGAGTTCACCTGAAAATCCCCATGAAAGATCTCCCAATAAAATCGGAAAAGCGTTGATGTTGGGCATTGCCTATAGCGCCTCTATTGGCGGCGTGGCCACTTTGATAGGAACTCCCACCAATATCATTCTCGCCGGAGTCATCAAGGAAATGTATCAATATGAGATTACTTTTTCCCAATGGATGCTTTTTGGTCTTCCGATCTCCATTATATTATTGGCTATTTGTTGGGTGTACCTAGTGAAATTTGCCTACCCTTTCGAAAAGGATTTTGCCATCCATGGTGGTAAAGAGGAAATCCATGCCCAACTCAGGCTATTGGGTCCTATCACTGTAGAAGAAAAAAGGGTTGCCTGGGTTTTTGGTTTGGTTTCTTTGTCCTGGATCCTGCGTTCTTTTGTTTTACAGGATTTTATTCCGGCTTTGGATGATACCATGATTGCCATTGCAGGGGTTTTGGTTTTATTTGTTATCCCCTCCTCCGATCGTAAAACTAAACTATTAGATTGGAAAACGGCCGAGAGAATTCCTTGGGGAATTTTATTGCTTTTTGGTGGTGGATTATCATTGGCTGAAGGATTTAAAGAAACAGGTTTGGCTTCTTGGATCGGCAATCAGTTTGTTTTCCTCGATTTTATTGCATTTGGGCTGTTCTTGTTGATTGTAATTACAGCTGTCAATTTTTTGACCGAAATAACATCCAATGTAGCCACGGCTTCCATGCTGCTGCCAATTTTAGCTGCCGTCTCTTACGCTATGGGTGTCCATCCGTATGGATTGATGGTAGGTGCCACGATGGCGGCAAGCTGCGCCTTTATGCTTCCTGTGGCCACTCCACCTAACGCGGTGGTTTTTGGTTCCGGTTACCTGACCATTCCTGATATGTTCAAGGCAGGCCTTTGGATGAATATTTTTTCTATAATTTTGATTACATTTTTCACCTTATTTATCCTTCCTTTGCTTTGGGGGATTGATTTGAACGTTTATCCGTTTTAA
- a CDS encoding alkene reductase, which produces MNNKPLLEKLNLGDIELNNRVVMAPMTRSRSDNPENAPTDLHAKYYRQRASAGLIITEGSQISKKAVGYINTPGIYSQAQIDGWKKVTEAVHERGGKVFIQIWHVGRISHPDFHNGELPLAPSAINPLAKSFTPKGFKETVTPKEMSLEEIQDTIMDFKMAGKNAMEAGFDGIEIHASNGYLLHQFFSRTSNVRTDGYGGSIENRARILFDIIDALKEVMPENRIGVRLNPSLHGVFGMTMDEESIPTFDYIIEKLNEYNLAYLHLSEPFSDVSELPFAVTEIAKRYRPIYKGTLIINGDFDQEKGNRYILEGLADAVAFGKPYVSNPDLVERFAQDAPLQDWDQSTFYTPCEKGYTDYPKLKLEKTN; this is translated from the coding sequence ATGAATAACAAACCACTTTTAGAAAAATTAAACCTCGGGGACATTGAATTGAATAACAGGGTTGTAATGGCCCCAATGACAAGAAGTAGATCAGATAATCCGGAAAATGCACCTACAGACCTTCATGCCAAGTATTACAGACAGCGGGCTTCCGCTGGCCTTATTATTACAGAGGGATCTCAGATTTCCAAGAAGGCAGTAGGATACATCAATACACCGGGTATTTATTCTCAAGCCCAAATTGATGGTTGGAAAAAAGTGACCGAAGCTGTACATGAAAGGGGAGGTAAGGTATTTATCCAAATCTGGCATGTAGGCAGGATTTCTCATCCTGATTTTCACAATGGGGAACTCCCTTTAGCTCCTTCAGCCATCAACCCGCTCGCTAAGTCTTTTACTCCAAAAGGTTTTAAGGAGACAGTTACCCCTAAAGAAATGTCATTGGAGGAAATACAGGATACCATTATGGACTTTAAAATGGCGGGAAAAAATGCCATGGAAGCAGGTTTTGACGGAATCGAGATTCATGCCTCTAATGGATACTTGCTACATCAGTTTTTCAGCCGTACCTCCAATGTGAGAACCGATGGCTACGGAGGAAGTATTGAAAACAGGGCCAGGATCCTTTTTGATATTATCGATGCACTTAAAGAAGTCATGCCCGAAAACAGAATTGGTGTAAGGTTAAACCCTTCTTTACATGGAGTTTTTGGAATGACTATGGATGAAGAAAGTATTCCAACTTTCGATTATATCATCGAAAAGCTCAATGAATATAATCTTGCCTATCTTCATTTGTCAGAGCCATTTTCGGATGTTTCTGAGTTGCCTTTTGCTGTAACCGAAATCGCAAAGCGATATAGGCCTATTTACAAAGGCACCTTGATAATAAATGGGGATTTTGACCAGGAAAAAGGAAACCGTTATATACTGGAAGGATTGGCTGATGCGGTTGCTTTTGGCAAACCGTATGTGTCCAACCCGGATCTAGTAGAAAGATTTGCCCAGGATGCCCCGCTACAGGATTGGGATCAAAGTACTTTCTATACACCCTGTGAAAAAGGGTACACAGATTATCCCAAATTAAAGCTGGAAAAAACAAATTGA